In Syngnathus scovelli strain Florida chromosome 11, RoL_Ssco_1.2, whole genome shotgun sequence, one DNA window encodes the following:
- the stab1 gene encoding stabilin-1 isoform X6, with the protein MLLLLLLQLLGLQTSLQLQASPPPGRCDIPQRLDVYTTCTSCAAVTSSLCPRGFTNGGVSNCSYVVLIGAKENLLDGCHRLCVKNFLQPQCCPQYWGPLCLPCPSWSGKTCNFHGTCMDGDLGNGTCVCDEGFSGFACQTCSKENTFGNDCDKACDCEHGTCDQGPEGSGQCFCQPPYTGKRCDQVNNRCSACSPYSYCSGEGEAATCECLPGYTKTPKNKCASMCVSSSCDVNAQCSTQGSKVSCACKADFDGDGRVCVPKNPCTVNNGGCPLNSTVCIFKGPNKVACECMSGMIPVGGTAESGCRLLSACASDTCHSSAVCQTGLDGKARCVCMPGEISDGRRCYGNLMERLQDLNRNGAQKGKLTGALDLFAKGCFSLMSHDGLFTAFVPLLQTSLTSVDEQKVCRNHLILGQHLLRDMTDGRQFNMYGGAKLRSKDNKRFIMLHDPTRTYAVVQADLPAANGVIHIIDRPIAGTPDDWPAAFPIPAGEVNKFSTMNIGEVVRKEPAFNRFLSLVDNCGAALPLNGPGPLTVFIPSNLAVDNARDGSILYMLNHAKAKLQQLLRNHIYTKGSLTSDDLTSLPHIETTANQLLSISTSADGDILLGDKGVRVLMPNNRALNGIIHVVDGLLYPPTILPIMPHRCDHIQIQITQGPCVHCSYLYETSCPDGSTELNTHLIGCDYTPSPLHRSPSKGCAKNCNVTTRTPECCDGFFGPDCKPCIGGFQHPCYDKGKCFDGIRGNGSCSCQSPFEGVACHICSDPAKHGEHCDEECHCLHGVCDNRPGSGGVCRRGSCLEGFSGERCDKTASPCNADGLMEHCHINAYCTHNGLRSTCVCRDGYEGDGHSCTAINRCLKSSRGGCHANAECVYLSPGNVSCVCVEGWTGDGRVCVEINNCQTAERGGCSPNADCNHIGPGQSECVCKTGYMGNGADCDLVNPCFSKNGGCHALAKCNQVEDGNRTCTCPDGYEGDGIICYGTLMEELDMNPIFSGLYYMIHRYPQAAEDLSGNVTVLVPSRPVQQNMSDADFIFWNTRHHLPHILRAHFLPGRYSVEDMESLIGQKLPSMHVPTQWEIQNSSKGILIGGAAVVTRNQPAINGYFHVIDKILFPSRSDLPPEPLTLKAFLESSPNFSLFHQYALMYNLSGEIQQTEFTLLLPTDDAIRQYLSEGNATQLDADVFKYHVIRKQLLFPERLYDGLLVSTLLGADYQVQFHLDSNNQTLVNDVPLDGTFSETQFGVIIVLPRVLPVRRNRCSQEVMLQVNGRCTACDGPPRCLNRYQPITMQFPENMKPNCRYRKRVGIRRKSMPGCVIKCLQVAKDQSCCPGYYGHECFKCPGDVGSWCSNHGQCQDGLRGNGECRCYEGFHGTACEDCEPGRYGVNCTSKCACDHGKCDDGLSGSGRCDCHKGWKGASCSIEIKDDACGGVCDENANCITGPQGSAAACVCVAGYKGNGSVCQEVNLCSLSNGGCSPFATCAAVSAGVRTCTCNRGYTGDGVVCLEVDGCLVNNGGCHKSANCIRTGPDTVACRCQMGFQGSGRFCYPSNPCRTNNGGCSKYARCEYLGLGQRNCTCFRDHIGDGIDCRGNTNAEVSRNPENAFFRYMFSQSDYLSLYGDGPFTVFVPIDNDTYPDVSEWKLFGRISDLVRYHIVSCEKLTLNDLQSTQQAIATSGHMLKFSLHQGSVWINNASRIIRSDYTTFNGVIHHISNMLTPYRLSSKQRVTKMNFTAAAQFYGYSGFYQLIERAGLLPVLQSSIHQPFTMFWPSDRALSSLPPERQRWLSSPDHQEELAATVKAHIIRSARVMGISRPNKYSSFRTMHGSRIKYSCDKNLVGNILINENAARVVERHMSFDEGVAYGIDQLLEPPGQGAHCDSVENRTTFGRCGRCLFPPPCPIRHQDTGRMESCMRSRSKYSLGYMRWAGELDDPFSSVRTFGCKRVCRFPGWVQKCCKNHFGRDCQVCPGGVESPCSGHGECSDGIRGTGKCNCPAGFQGDACETCTPGHYGANCTACECGQQGTCDEGMEGSGQCVCRPGWKGDRCQIDLGSIPEECRLCHAQADCFPGMGCQCKSGFQGNGTMCTPEPPPNLCEEYNGGCHQDADCTQTGLRVNCTCRSGYHGDGHVCDAINRCVEETNGGCSDFASCTFTGPNERKCECLAGYVGNGIQCLEKVVPPVDRCLEDNGGCHPVASCKDLHYHANTAGVFHVRSPEGKYKMNFSQADAACQADGGVLASFKQLGDAQQLGMHLCVAGWMEGGKVGYPTRFPSMRCGENHIGVVLYKDPVDQSSTYDAYCYRLSDVECKCPDGFEGDGIFCNSVLINVLAAYGNFSLFYKSLLDYSGLSTQGQGLVDFLSQRQSEVTLFVPHDDGFSPGQVLSGRDVEYHISANHVRRAFKELRHQEVIPSRLGFDLSVTHGNNESCKLVNQRLLLAWDIPAVNGIIHIIEAPLTAPPPQVSRHAAHGHAHSSGTVSAILVSLLLTAVAAGIGYYVFKHKTDAFRFQYFKNDDEDNATGSPSKPALVSIPNPLYSGSRAFAEPFGETSQRVEPEEPEEPPKILDLD; encoded by the exons ATGCTACTACTGCTGCTATTACAACTACTTGGACTACAAACTTCGCTGCAACTACAG GCGTCGCCACCGCCCGGCCGCTGCGACATCCCGCAGAGGCTGGACGTGTACACGACGTGCACGTCCTGCGCAGCGGTGACCAGCAGCCTGTGCCCACGCGGCTTCACCAACGGTGGCGTCAGCAACTGCAGCTACGTGGTCCTGATCGGCGCCAAGGAAAACTTGCTGGACGGCTGTCACCGCCTTTGCGTCAAGAACTTCTTGCAGCCGCAATGCTGCCCGCAGTACTGGGGACCACTTTGTCTCC CCTGTCCCAGCTGGTCGGGAAAGACCTGCAACTTCCACGGAACCTGCATGGATGGAGATCTTGGCAACGGGACCTGCGTTTGTGAC GAAGGCTTCAGTGGCTTTGCGTGCCAGACATGCAGCAAGGAGAACACTTTTGGCAACGACTGTGAcaaag CGTGCGACTGTGAGCACGGCACGTGCGACCAAGGCCCCGAGGGTAGCGGCCAGTGCTTCTGTCAGCCGCCGTACACGGGCAAGCGATGTGACCAAG TGAACAACAGGTGCAGCGCGTGCAGCCCATACTCGTACTGCTCAGGAGAAGGTGAAGCCGCCACGTGTGAATGTTTGCCAGGATACACGAAGACACCCAAGAACAAATGCGCAA gcATGTGCGTGTCGAGCAGCTGCGACGTCAACGCTCAGTGCTCCACGcaggggtcaaaggtcagctgTGCCTGCAAGGCCGACTTTGACGGCGACGGCCGCGTCTGCGTACCCAAAAACCCCTGCACCGTCAACAACGGCGGCTGCCCTCTCAACTCCACCGTCTGCATCTTCAAGGGGCCCAACAAG GTGGCCTGTGAGTGCATGTCCGGCATGATTCCTGTGGGGGGCACCGCCGAGTCGGGCTGCAGACTGCtttcggcctgcgcgtcggacaCCTGCCACTCGTCGGCCGTCTGTCAAACTGGGCTGGATGGAAAAGCTAG ATGTGTGTGCATGCCAGGCGAGATCAGCGATGGGCGACGTTGCTATGGTAACCTGATGGAGCGTCTGCAGGACCTGAATCGCAACGGAGCGCAGAAAGGAAAACTCACGGGGGCCCTTGACCTCTTCG CCAAAGGTTGTTTCTCGCTGATGTCTCACGACGGACTGTTCACAGCTTTCGTCCCTCTGCTCCAAACATCTCTGACT TCTGTGGACGAGCAGAAGGTGTGTCGCAACCACCTGATCCTGGGTCAGCACCTCCTGCGGGACATGACGGACGGCCGACAGTTCAACATGTACGGAGGCGCCAAATTGAGGAGCAAGGACAACAAG CGTTTCATCATGCTGCACGACCCCACGCGCACGTACGCCGTCGTCCAGGCCGACCTGCCGGCGGCCAACGGCGTCATCCACATCATCGACCGGCCAATCGCAGGGACCCCCGACGACTGGCCTGCTGCTTTTCCTATTCCAGCAGGAGAAGTCAATAAG TTTTCAACAATGAACATCGGGGAGGTTGTGAGAAAAGAGCCAGCCTTCAACCGCTTCCTGTCACTTGTTGAT AATTGCGGCGCGGCGTTGCCCCTGAACGGGCCGGGCCCGCTGACCGTCTTCATCCCCAGCAACTTGGCCGTGGACAACGCCAGAGACGGGAGCATCCTCTACATGCTCAATCAT GCCAAGGCCAAACTTCAGCAACTGCTGCGGAACCACATTTATACCAAGGGCAGC CTGACGTCCGATGACCTGACGTCTCTTCCTCACATCGAGACGACAGCCAACCAGCTGCTGAGCATTTCCACGTCTGCCGAC GGCGACATCCTGCTGGGCGACAAGGGCGTGCGCGTGCTGATGCCCAACAACCGAGCGCTCAACGGCATCATCCATGTGGTTGACGGCCTCCTCTACCCGCCCACCATCCTACCCATCATGCCGCACAGATGCGACCACATCCAAATCCAAATCACACAA GGCCCGTGTGTTCACTGCAGTTACCTGTACGAGACGTCCTGTCCAGATGGCAGCACTGAACTG AACACTCACCTGATTGGCTGCGACTACACGCCATCCCCTCTGCATCGGTCGCCGAGCAAAGGCTGCGCCAAGAACTGCAACGTCACCACACGG ACGCCCGAGTGCTGCGATGGCTTCTTTGGGCCCGACTGCAAGCCGTGCATCGGAGGCTTCCAGCATCCCTGTTACGACAAAGGAAAG TGCTTTGACGGTATCCGTGGCAACGGCTCCTGCAGCTGTCAATCGCCCTTTGAGGGCGTGGCCTGCCACATCTGCTCTGACCCAGCCAAACACGGAGAGCACTGCGACGAAG AGTGTCACTGCCTCCACGGCGTGTGCGACAACCGGCCGGGCAGCGGCGGCGTGTGTCGACGCGGCTCATGTCTGGAGGGTTTCTCCGGAGAGCGTTGCGATAAAACGGCCTCGCCGTGCAACGCTGACGGCCTGATGGAGCACTGCCACATCAACGCGTACTGCACGCACAATGGCCTCCGAAGCAC GTGCGTTTGCCGGGACGGCTACGAAGGTGACGGCCACTCGTGCACGGCCATCAACCGCTGTTTGAAGAGCAGCAGAGGAGGCTGCCACGCCAAC GCGGAGTGCGTGTATTTGTCTCCGGGCAACGTGTCGTGCGTGTGCGTGGAGGGTTGGACGGGTGACGGGCGCGTCTGCGTGGAGATCAACAACTGCCAGACGGCCGAGCGAGGAGGCTGCAGCCCAAACGCAGACTGCAACCACATCGGACCCGGGCAG AGCGAGTGCGTGTGTAAAACGGGTTACATGGGGAACGGCGCAGATTGCGACCTGGTGAACCCGTGCTTCAGCAAAAACGGAGGCTGCCACGCCCTG GCAAAATGCAATCAGGTGGAGGACGGCAACCGCACGTGCACGTGCCCCGACGGCTACGAAGGAGACGGAATCATCTGCTACGGAACCTTGATGGAG GAGCTGGACATGAATCCTATCTTCAGCGGCCTGTACTACATGATCCAC AGGTACCCTCAAGCCGCTGAGGACCTGAGCGGCAACGTGACCGTGCTGGTCCCCAGCAGACCGGTGCAGCAGAACATGAGTGACGCCGACTTCATTTTCTGGAACACCAGGCATCACCTCCCGCACATCCTGCG GGCTCACTTTCTGCCAGGCAGATACTCCGTGGAAGACATGGAGAGCCTGATTGGCCAAAAGCTGCCCTCCATGCACGTGCCCACCCAATGGGAGATCCAGAACAGCAGCAAG GGAATTCTCATCGGTGGCGCCGCCGTGGTGACCCGGAACCAGCCGGCCATCAACGGCTACTTCCACGTCATTGACAAG ATTTTGTTTCCATCCCGTTCGGACCTCCCGCCTGAGCCGCTCACCCTGAAGGCCTTCCTGGAATCATCGCCAAACTTCAGTCTCTTCCATCAATACGCTCTG ATGTACAATCTGTCAGGGGAAATCCAGCAGACTGAGTTCACCCTTCTGCTGCCCACCGACGACGCCATCCGTCAGTACCTGAGTGAAGGCAACGCCACCCAGCTG GACGCCGACGTGTTCAAGTATCACGTGATTCGCAAACAGCTGCTCTTCCCTGAACGACTCTATGACGGTTTACTCGTGAGCACTCTGCTGGGTGCCGACTACCAGGTACAGTTCCACCTGGACTCCAACAATCAG ACGTTGGTGAACGACGTGCCACTGGACGGCACCTTCAGCGAGACGCAGTTCGGGGTCATCATCGTCCTCCCGCGTGTCCTCCCTGTGCGCCGCAACAGATGCAGCCAGGAGGTTATGCTGCAAGTCAAC GGCCGGTGTACTGCCTGTGACGGACCCCCCCGCTGCCTCAACAGATATCAGCCG ATCACAATGCAATTCCCGGAGAACATGAAGCCCAACTGTCGATACAGAAAGCGTGTTGGCATCCGCAGGAAGTCCATGCCAGGCTGCGTCATAAAATGTCTGCAAGTCGCCAAG GATCAGTCGTGTTGCCCCGGTTACTACGGGCACGAGTGCTTCAAATGCCCGGGAGATGTGGGCAGCTGGTGCTCCAATCACGGCCAGTGTCAGGACGGTCTCCGTGGCAACGGGGAGTGCCGCTGCTACGAGGGTTTCCACGGCACCGCCTGCGAGGACTGCGAGCCTGGACGTTACGGTGTCAACTGCACTTCAA AGTGCGCCTGTGACCACGGCAAGTGTGACGACGGTTTGTCGGGAAGCGGCAGGTGTGACTGTCACAAAGGATGGAAGGGGGCCTCGTGCTCCATCG AGATCAAGGACGATGCCTGCGGAGGAGTCTGTGATGAGAACGCCAA CTGCATCACAGGGCCGCAGGGGAGCGCGGCCGCCTGCGTTTGCGTGGCCGGCTACAAAGGCAACGGCAGCGTGTGCCAAG AGGTGAACCTGTGCAGCCTGTCCAATGGCGGCTGCTCGCCGTTCGCCACCTGCGCCGCAGTGTCGGCGGGCGTGCGCACCTGCACCTGCAACAGGGGATACACGGGTGACGGCGTGGTCTGCCTGG AAGTGGACGGCTGCCTGGTTAACAACGGAGGCTGCCACAAGTCGGCCAACTGCATCCGAACAGGACCTGACACC GTGGCGTGCAGGTGCCAGATGGGCTTCCAAGGGAGCGGCCGCTTCTGTTACCCCAGTAACCCTTGCAGAACC aacAATGGCGGCTGCAGCAAATATGCCCGCTGTGAGTATTTGGGACTTGGCCAGAGGAACTGCACCTGCTTCCGAGACCACATAGGCGACGGCATCGATTGCCGCGGCAACACCAATGCC GAGGTGTCCCGAAACccggagaacgccttcttccgtTACATGTTCTCT CAGTCAGACTATTTGAGTCTCTACGGCGATGGGCCATTCACCGTCTTTGTCCCCATCGACAATGACACGTATCCTGAT GTTAGTGAGTGGAAGCTGTTTGGGCGTATCAGTGATCTGGTGCGGTACCACATTGTTTCCTGCGAGAAGCTGACTTTGAATGACCTCCAGAGCACCCAGCAGGCCATCGCCACATCCGGACACATGTTGAAATTTAGTCTGCACCAG GGCTCGGTGTGGATCAACAACGCCTCTCGGATCATCAGGAGCGACTACACCACGTTCAACGGGGTCATCCACCACATCAGCAACATGCTCACCCCCTACCGGCTGAGCAGCAAACAACGCGTCACCAAG ATGAACTTCACTGCAGCTGCTCAATTTTATGGCTACAGCGGCTTCTACCAGTTAATCGAG CGCGCCGGCCTGCTCCCAGTGCTGCAGTCGTCCATCCACCAGCCGTTCACGATGTTCTGGCCCAGTGACCGGGCCCTCAGCTCGTTGCCCCCTGAAAGGCAGCGCTGGCTCTCCAGTCCCGACCACCAGGAGGAGCTGGCCGCCACTGTCAAAGCGCACATCATACGCAGCGCCAGG GTTATGGGCATCAGTCGGCCAAATAAGTACTCGTCCTTCCGCACCATGCACGGATCAAGAATCAAGTATAGCTGTGACAAAAACCTGGTG GGCAACATATTGATCAACGAAAACGCGGCCAGGGTGGTGGAGCGCCACATGAGCTTTGACGAGGGCGTGGCCTACGGCATCGACCAGCTCCTGGAGCCCCCGGGCCAGGGGGCGCACTGCGACAGCGTGGAGAACAGAACCACCTTT GGCCGCTGCGGCCGCTGTCTGTTCCCTCCACCCTGCCCCATCCGTCACCAGGACACG GGCCGCATGGAGAGCTGCATGAGAAGTCGCAGCAAGTACTCGCTGGGCTACATGCGCTGGGCCGGCGAACTGGACGACCCGTTCAGCTCGGTCAGAACCTTTGGCTGCAAGCGAGTGTGCCGCTTCCCGGGTTGGGTCCAGAAGTGCTGTAAAAACCACTTTGGCAGAGACTGTCAGG TGTGTCCTGGCGGCGTGGAGTCACCGTGCAGCGGCCACGGCGAGTGCAGCGACGGCATACGAGGGACGGGCAAGTGCAACTGTCCTGCCGGTTTTCAAGGCGACGCGTGTGAGACGTGCACGCCGGGACATTACGGCGCCAACTGCACAG CATGCGAGTGCGGTCAGCAGGGAACGTGCGACGAGGGCATGGAAGGCTCGGGCCAGTGCGTCTGTAGACCGGGCTGGAAAGGAGACCGCTGCCAGATCGACTTGG gttCCATCCCCGAGGAGTGCCGTCTATGTCATGCTCAGGCCGATTGTTTTCCAGGGATGGGCTGCCAGTGCAAGTCTGGTTTTCAGGGCAATGGCACTATGTGCACTCCCGAGCCAC CTCCGAATCTTTGCGAGGAGTACAACGGCGGCTGTCACCAAGACGCTGACtgcacccagacgggactgcggGTCAACTGCACCTGCCGCAGCGGTTACCACGGCGACGGCCACGTATGCGACGCCATCAACAG GTGTGTGGAGGAGACAAACGGCGGCTGCAGCGACTTTGCATCCTGCACGTTCACAGGCCCG AATGAGCGCAAGTGCGAGTGCTTAGCGGGCTACGTGGGCAACGGAATCCAATGCCTGGAGAAAGTTGTGCCTCCCGTCGACCGCTGCCTGGAGGACAACGGTGGCTGTCATCCCGTGGCCTCCTGCAAGGACTTGCACTACCACG CCAATACCGCGGGAGTGTTCCATGTTCGTTCACCGGAAGGCAAGTACAAGATGAATTTCAGTCAGGCGGATGCCGCGTGCCAGGCCGACGGGGGCGTCCTGGCTAGCTTCAAACAGCTGGGCGACGCGCAACAG CTGGGCATGCATCTGTGCGTGGCCGGCTGGATGGAGGGCGGCAAGGTCGGGTACCCTACGCGCTTCCCCAGCATGAGGTGTGGCGAGAACCACATAGGCGTGGTCCTCTACAAGGATCCCGTGGACCAGAGCAGCACGTACGACGCCTACTGCTACAGGCTCTCAG ACGTGGAGTGCAAGTGTCCCGACGGCTTCGAAGGGGATGGCATCTTCTGCAACAGCGTCCTGATTAATGTGCTGGCGGCCTACGGCAACTTCAGCCTCTTTTACAAG TCCTTGCTGGACTACAGCGGTTTGTCCACACAGGGCCAGGGTCTGGTCGATTTTTTGTCTCAAAGGCAGTCGGAGGTGACGCTGTTTGTCCCGCACGACGACGGATTCAGCCCCGGCCAA GTGCTCTCGGGTCGGGATGTGGAGTATCACATCTCTGCCAATCACGTCAGACGAGCATTTAAGGAGCTGCGACACCAGGAAGTCATCCCGTCCAGGCTGGGCTTTGACCTGTCTGTTACCCACGGCAACAACGAG AGTTGTAAACTGGTGAACCAGCGCCTCCTCTTGGCTTGGGacatcccagccgtcaacgggatCATTCACATTATCGAGGCGCCGCTAACGGCTCCGCCGCCTCAG GTTTCCCGCCACGCTGCGCACGGCCACGCTCACTCCAGCGGCACCGTGTCGGCCATCTTGGTGTCGCTGCTGCTGACCGCCGTGGCGGCAGGGATCGGATACTACGTCTTCAAACACAAAACGGATGCCTTCAGATTTCAGTACTTCAAA AACGACGACGAGGACAATGCAACGGGCAGCCCGTCCAAACCCGCACTGGTCTCCATCCCCAATCCTTTGTACAGCGGCTCCAGAGCCTTCGCTGAGCCTTTTGGG GAGACCAGTCAGAGGGTAGAGCCGGAAGAACCTGAGGAACCTCCAAAGATCCTGGACCTGGATTAG